A window of the Eulemur rufifrons isolate Redbay chromosome 6, OSU_ERuf_1, whole genome shotgun sequence genome harbors these coding sequences:
- the OR10A4 gene encoding olfactory receptor 10A4, giving the protein MMWENWTIVSEFVLVSFSALSTELQALLFLLFLIIYLVTLMGNVIIILVTTADSALQSPMYFFLRNLSFLEIGFNLVIVPKMLGTLIIQDTIISFLGCATQMYFFFFFGAAECCLLATMAYDRYVAICDPLHYPVIMGRKSCAQLAAASWFSGVPVATVQTTWIFSFPFCGPNRVNHFFCDSPPVIALVCADTSLFELEALTATVLFILFPFLLILGSYVRILSTIFRMPSAEGKKKAFSTCSSHLLVVSLFYSTAILTYFRPRSSTSPESKKVLSLSYTVVTPMLNPIIYSLRNSEVKAALKRVVHRTLGPQKL; this is encoded by the coding sequence ATGATGTGGGAAAACTGGACAATTGTCAGTGAATTTGTTCTTGTAAGCTTCTCAGCCCTGTCCACTGAGCTGCAAGCTCtactgtttctcctttttttgatCATTTACCTGGTTACTTTAATGGGCAATGTCATCATCATCCTGGTCACTACAGCTGACTCTGCACTACAAAGTCCTATGTACTTCTTCCTCAGAAACTTGTCCTTCTTGGAGATAGGTTTCAACTTGGTCATTGTGCCCAAGATGCTGGGGACCCTGATCATCCAAGACACAATCATCTCCTTCCTTGGCTGTGCCACTCAgatgtatttcttcttcttctttggggCTGCTGAGTGCTGCCTCCTGGCCACCATGGCatatgaccgctatgtggccatctgtgaCCCCTTGCACTACCCAGTCATCATGGGCCGTAAGTCTTGTGCCCAGCTGGCAGCTGCCTCGTGGTTCTCAGGGGTTCCAGTGGCCACTGTTCAAACCACATGGATTTTCAGTTTCCCTTTTTGTGGCCCCAACAGGGTGAACCACTTCTTCTGTGACAGCCCTCCTGTCATTGCACTGGTCTGTGCTGATACCTCTCTGTTTGAACTGGAGGCTCTGACAGCCACTGTTCTATTCATCCTCTTCCCTTTCTTGCTGATCCTGGGGTCCTATGTCCGCATCCTTTCCACTATCTTCAGGATGCCCTCAGCTGAGGGGAAAAAgaaggccttctccacctgttcctcccacctcctggttGTCTCCCTCTTCTACAGCACTGCCATTCTCACATATTTCCGACCCCGATCTAGCACCTCTCCTGAGAGCAAGAAGGTGCTGTCACTGTCCTACACGGTGGTGACTCCCATGTTGAACCCCATCATCTACAGCTTAAGAAATAGTGAAGTGAAGGCTGCTCTGAAGCGGGTGGTCCACAGGACCCTGGGCCCTCAGAAACTGTGA
- the OR2D2 gene encoding olfactory receptor 2D2, whose translation MRQTNQTQVTEFLLLGLSDDPHTQHLLFFLFLGVYLVTVLGNLLIVSLVHTDSQLHTPMYFFLCNLSLADLCFSTNIVPQALVHLLSQKKVISFTRCAAQLLLFLVFGCTQCALLAVMSYDRYVAICSPLHYSSIMTWKVCVQLATGSWTSGILVSVVDTTFTLRLPYRGSNSIAHFFCEAPALLILASTDAYTSEMAIFLMGVVILLIPVSLVLVSYGLIIVTVVKMKSAAGRLKAFSTCGSHLMVVILFYGSAIITYMTPKSSKEHEKLVSVFYAMVTPMLNPLIYSLRNKDVKGALKKVATRNFPCRLGTSR comes from the coding sequence ATGAGACAGACAAATCAGACTCAGGTGACAGAATTCCTCCTTCTGGGACTCTCTGATGACCCACACACCCAACACCTGCTATTCTTCTTATTCCTGGGTGTCTACCTGGTCACTGTGCTTGGAAATCTGCTTATCGTGTCCCTTGTTCATACTGATTCCCAACTTCACACacccatgtatttttttctctgcaactTGTCTCTGGCTGACCTCTGTTTCTCTACCAACATAGTTCCTCAGGCCCTAGTCCACCTACTTTCCCAGAAGAAGGTCATTTCATTCACACGTTGTGCAGCTCAACTTCTACTCTTCCTCGTTTTTGGGTGCACACAGTGCGCCCTTCTAGCAGTGATGTCCTATGATCGGTATGTGGCAATCTGTAGTCCTTTGCATTACTCTAGCATCATGACCTGGAAAGTGTGTGTCCAGCTGGCCACAGGATCGTGGACCAGTGGCATTCTGGTATCTGTGGTGGACACCACCTTCACACTAAGGCTACCCTACCGAGGCAGTAACAGTATTGCTCATTTCTTTTGTGAGGCTCCTGCACTCCTGATCTTGGCATCCACAGATGCCTACACATCAGAGATGGCAATTTTCCTTATGGGGGTTGTGATTCTCCTTATACCTGTTTCCCTAGTTTTGGTATCCTATGGCCTCATCATAGTGACTGTGGTCAAGATGAAGTCAGCTGCGGGGAGGCTCAAGGCATTTTCTACCTGTGGTTCCCACCTCATGGTGGTCATACTCTTTTATGGATCAGCAATTATCACTTACATGACACCAAAGTCTTCCAAAGAGCATGAAAAGCTGGTGTCTGTTTTCTATGCCATGGTGACCCCAATGCTTAATCCCCTCATCTATAGCCTGAGGAACAAGGATGTGAAGGGAGCTCTAAAGAAAGTAGCCACAAGGAATTTCCCATGCAGGCTTGGAACCTCACGGTGA